In Cicer arietinum cultivar CDC Frontier isolate Library 1 chromosome 7, Cicar.CDCFrontier_v2.0, whole genome shotgun sequence, the genomic window AGTTGTCAGTGTTATACGAGTGTCGTACAAGTATCAAACGCTGACACGTGTTAGACGGGAAACAGCCTAATCTCGGAGATGTCTGAGCAGCCATTAGATTTAATGTGTCATATCAGGCAATTCATCAAACAGGTTAAAGGGGTTCAATCAAACTGAAAAAAACTAACCTGTTGGGAGAGATAAACAGCAAAGAATGAAATCCACCACCATTGTTTTCCATACTGTTGACTCATCTCAGTGAAACGCCAATCTTCTCTTGCACCCCATTGCCAATTTTCACGCCTAAAGTAGTTATGAGTGAGTCTAATACTCCAAACCCAAGTCAATAAAATCACAATCTTAGACCTCCACAAATCATATTGAGCCAAAGGGTGAGTTGCATAGTAATGAACAAGCATTACAGGAATCACTGTCCAATATGGATCAATCATCTGCATCATCACTAACAACAAAAGTTGTTAACTTTAAACATACCCacaaagaaaaattcaaaattctcaATCAAAACGATAATATGATCaaagattttcaaattcaagtactaaatttgataactttatacaattttaaagacaaaatcaatgattcattaaaaattgaaattgtgtGTACCCAGTGACTAGATTGGAATTGGCCAATGAGCCAAAAGAGGAGATTGACATTGATGAAGAAGAGAGCATTGGCAAAGAGGAGAGGGTGGTGATAGCACCATGTCCATAGGGTTGACGAAAAAGAAGTGTTATTTGTGTTAATTGCGGAGTGATAGTGGTTAAGGAATGTGAGATAGAAGATGATTGAGGGAAAAGGAACCAATAATGCTATGATAGCGTTCTTCAAATTTCTACTACAAGACATTGTTTCTTCAATGTGTTGAgtgtttgaaacttgttgagtTCTAATTTTATAGGTCACAAATTTCAAACTTCATATTCCTTCCACCAAAATTCTACTTTGATTACCTTTAATCATatttacatttattaaaaaaaaaagagcagTTCATCACATTTAGTTTAtacaatttcaattaaaaaaattaaatgtattgtCTAAATTATCATGATGACTAATAAATTGGTTCATgggcaataaaaaaaaaattaaaattaactaggagtattttttaaaaaatgtcattaaTAAAATAGGGAAGAAGTTGATATTTGGTTATATTTTATTCCAAAAAATTACAGTTGATTTtgcttataatatttttgagaaAGCATACACAAGCATTGATAGTTGAAAGTTTACTAATGAATAAGGAGAATGAATCTGAAGTGGATGGTATTTTTAAACAATGAAAGGAAAATATTAACCATTTTTCTAATTAGAAGATAGGGTTTATTACGAGGCAAATTAATTTTGTTGCCATAGTATAGTAAAAGCATCTAACATTCAATTATATTTCAACATTGGGTTGTGTCATACTATtactttctaaaatatttagaaaaacatttaaatagtaaaatatgaTTAGATGTATGTTTAATAACTATCACATAGAAATTAAATCTTTAGTTATTATTTGAACAAATCTTCAAAATCTTCATCTAtctttttattgattaatttatttatcctactttggaagaaaaaaatgatctATTTTACTCGACTTAATCTAAATGTCCCCTCCTAAAGTGGAAAAAGACACAAACCTTCAAATGACAAGTGGCAATGTAGAAGAAGgtttaattatcatcacaaTACACTTTCTGCTTGTGGCTTCCCACATACAGCCACACTCACCTGTTGAAATGATCAGCTAAATAATCCATTGTCTCACACAATATGATTAGGTGATTCTATGCGCCCACAACTAAGTTATTCaattccatttatttatttaaaagggGAAAATAGAGCGTATATTGAGAAATTAAGATCACTTCATTGGTTTATATTAACATTGATTTGAAGGAGAAATTTGATGATGGTTCGGGTCAATTAGTTATGACAGAATACAACAGAATAATTTTCAGTGGGATGTATTTATAAATACTTTGACACTTAagtcattaaaaattaaagggGGTGAGAGGTATTTTAGGTAGGAATGAGTTATGTACGTTGCAATTAAAGTTGGTGAGGTTATATAGGAAAAATTAATTGATGATGTACTCGGTTAGGTCGTTGTGAGACCCTCAACAATATTCACAAATGGTCGTGTGATGTTTGATCATACAACAAAGATTTGATCATGGAGACGTGTTTGACTGTGATGTGAATACACTGATATTTTGCGTCGTAGTCAGATGGATTTGTGAGATATGTCAAAATCCATTTTGCGCTTGAGTCCAATTGATTTTGGGTTAGAGTCCACTCCGAAACAAATAGTAATTATTCCAAAATTCAaaccaatataaaataattttagtagaataatgttttttttactatGCTATGAGTTTTTACTATACAATACAATAATGCTTGTATTGTTGTAATGATGTTTGCGGCTTATATTGTTGTGCCTCTAATCATAAATTAGAATCCTCTCACATGATAACTTTATCGTATAAGCTTGATCCTAAACGTGCCCCCCACACCACACACCCCACCTTGCTTCTATAGTTTTTGGAGGGTAACCTGTCCTAAATCCCCTCAATATTTGCagaaagaaggaaaagaaaagaatgtcCATACACAAGAAGGCCATGTCAGtgtttattattcatttatatGCCTAGGCCAGCTTGTTGAATGAGTGGCCTTTCTGCAGTTACTTTATAAAGCTTGCCATGAATAAAGAATTATATACATATTATAGCTTGCCATTGATCTAATATTGCTTTCCTTTTTACATAATCACCCAATTGCACTATTGTATCATCATAAAGAAGAGTATTTGACCTCTCAGGCAGTTATTACTACCATAATAAAACTCTTAATGTGACAGTACATGATTAAACAATAGTACTGAAAAAATTCACAAGTATATCAAAGTAGAGAAATTCATAATGGAAAAAGGTGTAACATTTAACATCAATATCCCCCAAATTAAACACTACAGAACTATATGGCCATTTATATTGCATCTAGATGGCTGACAACTATCAAGCTCCCTAAACGTCGCTCTGTACAAGAAAAACATCTCATCATGGAGTTCAACACACTCCCAAAAAAAGGATTTTAGAGCAGGAAGGCTGAGTTGTATCCAGAATCACTGATTGTCTTGCTCGTGGTCACCAGGTCCACCATCCTCCCTATCCTCGTAAGTTACCCACGGTAGCAACGACTCAAACAAGACTGCTAATGCATTCCTATTTGCAACACCACGAGGTGCGTGGCCATTGCCTTGTGGATTAGCAAATTGGTTTTCGTCGTGTATAGCCTCCCCCATCCCGGGAATGCCCATAAATTGTTGCAGATTTTCGTGTGGAATTGCTGTTACTGAATCAGAGAAATCAGACACCAACAAATGTCCATACCTAACAAGCAATAGATTGAAAATTTTAGTTGCTTAAAGACCCATAGACGTTAAAATGAAcacatatttttagaaatgaaaataggaaatgttTCCACAAACTAAACAGCCCTTATGCTCAAATATATATTCACTTCTACAAAAAAATGCCACAGAAgtaaaagtgatatatttttaaatgaagacaacaaaaaaagaatCACTTACTCATTTTTCTCAGATGAAAATGCTTCTTTTCTGACACAAGCCCAATCATTAACTTCACTTTTATTACTATCTAGGGTTTCAATGACTAGTTTTGCAGCACCACTTAGAAGTTTTTGCAGATCAGGAAGCCTCCACATAAGATAATTtctctcaatatatatattaatcaagtgatcttgagatagaattccTGTTTGATCCGATCGGAAAAAGGCATGCTTGAGAATTTCTGTCCATGAGCGATCTTTCAATGGTACTTTTGCCACTAGCTTCTTTATAACGGAAGGATGAAGCATTAATGCTTGTGTCATAAGATCAGATGAAGAAGCCTTTTTAGAATCAATACAAGCATCTTTGCAGGCCTCACGCTCAAGGTAAAACCGACAAATGGCAAGGGAAAAAGAGATATTTGGAAACAACCAAATGGAGTTATCACTTTTATAAGATTCAGAAAACTTTTCCAGCCATGCATACTCCTCAGACCGTAAAGCAAAGTAGTCGATGCAGAAAATAGCACCCATGGGATCATCAGAATCTAGCGAAAGCAACAATTTGCAGACCTCTAAAGCAGATCTATGACAGCCGCGCCTGTCTAAATTTTTCATGTGAGTGAAAAGAGCTGTGAatataggtttgtttgtatcGTGTTTGTACTTCAATTGGCAATTACCCTGCAGTGGTGTGAACATGGGATGCCATGCACATTCGAGGGCATACAGACACCTGGCAATAGTATCTGCAGACATCTGTTGTTCACCGACTACTTTGAAATATTCTGCCATTGTTAGGAGGGAATCTACGTGATAAGGACGATGCTGTAATATGCTCGCTATACCATTTATGTCATTAATTGCTTTGGCACCTTCAAACGCTCTCTGAGATTGAGAGTAGGATGGCGAGTGAACATATCTACATAGTAAAAAAGGGGGTTAAACAGTAGTTAAAAAGGATTCGAAAAGATGCAACTCTTGTTATAATTTATGATTCTCACATTTCAAAAACCTTCATCCAGAGATTAAAGTAGGAAACCAGAAGACAAAATACAGAAGATGTATTCAATTTCAAACATCGTTAATAAAGCACATAATCATCAACCAAGCAGCTTGAGAACCAATATCGCCTTAATCTCAATCTTGTTAACCATAAACCTAAAAGTCGAAACAAATGGACTCAATCGTGCATGCCCTTCATACAATCCAACCGTTGGAttaaagattttgataaagaagATCATGTTTACATAAAATTCATACTAAGCATTAACTAATTGATATTTCCTCACACTACTTTATTTTTGTGTATAATATGCTATTTAAAATAGAACAGATATCCACTATTAGATAGCATATCTATGAATGTCTAAATTATCTAAAACCTCGTATACATGATCATGACGATAATATCACATGATTCAACATTTGAATTATCTAAccattttacaaaaatttattaaccGGTATAACTGcaatacacacacacacatataggGTGATTATTCACTTATTCCAAAGAGTAGCTCCTGTATAGTTTATTAGTTACTACATTTAATTACCTCTTTGCAGACATTAAGTTTCATCAATTCAACCATCAATTTTTTGTATTGAGTAGATAAATTCACAATTATacataaaatttgaaaactaaGATATAGTTTAAAATTCAGCCATTTGGCAATTCTTTTCTATTCAAGGTCTTAAATTGGAACCATTGTGTTTGTTCAAAGTTCTTGATAAGATTTTATTGTTATGCTTGTTCTATGTTTGAGTCTTCCCACCAATGAACACTATTTTTTTATGTGCTTATTTTTACGGCATATTCATATGATTCAATTAATTGGTGCACACATACACTTTTGAAGATAGGATACTACAACTATGTCCTTAGCCTTTAGCATGCAGACGTAAAGAGCGAGGGGGgtttatcacaaaaaaaaaaaaaagcagagAATATTACCAGTCAACACTATAAGAATGATAACATGTTCCGTACCTAAAGTAGTTATATCCGTTCTTTATTTCAAGAAACTCCATGGACAAAGAATCATCACATGGGAGCCAAGTGTTTGCTGGAGTGACAAGAACAACCTTCTTAAGATTATGGCGTACTCGCCTAACCCCCCGCATCTGCCTAGTAGAACTGCTTGCTTGATTGCTACTCTCAAATGATTTCACAACCTTCGATCCAAATATTCTTATCAGCTCATTTTCAGCACTCAAATGTTTCGGATCCACTTGTAATATGGAGACATCATGCTGCTTAACAGATTTACTTTTGTCCTTAACATTCACTGTTTTTCCTTCTGTAGTAGAAACATGTTGCTCACTTGAAGAGTTCACATTCAGATTCAAATCTTCTAGAATCAAGTCCAATTCCTTTTCTCCTCCCCTTTTACTGGCAACAGCATTGTCCTtgcttttcttcttcttgttcttctttttctttgatttcGGATTGGATGTTGAAACCTGAGCAGAATTTTTCAATGAGGATGTCCCCTCGTTATCATAATTTCTCACCGATGTTTCATCCGCGGACTCATCTCCCTGCAATCAATACAGCCAAGTTAAGATGGACAATAAACATACTATTCAAGTTCCACACATTTTTTTGAATGAGCAAGAATCCAATACTCTATCATAAGCTAAAAACACCAACAAAAAATTTCTAGTAAAATCAATATAACACCGTAACAATTGACACAATATCACCTATACCATAATTAACTGTCAATTTTGGTCAGACATTTTTCTGAAAACAATTTTACCATGAATAAcacaattcattttttaatgtaaattttaattttaatttaataacatACAACATGtatattaaaatctaaatttaagTATGTTTagataatattgatattgtgaAACCAAAACAACCGAATTAAATTCAAACGCACATCAtacaataaaaacaataaaatatatacaatgtAGCGCAATAGAAGATGTCCTTCAACTAGCTCTCTATAACACTCAATggtaataacattttttaaagacCCTAACTTGAACTTGAATACAAAATCCTCACTAATGAGTTGTTTGTTTCATACCTAGGGTCTTTTAAATTGACTTATCTATTAGCATAAACACTCAGAGACCATATGCAATAGCTTATGAAAACTACTTATTACATATCCATAACCGATCCACAGCTTATTTTTCATAAACTTTCAATGATAGCTTATAAAAACAGGAaatagttttactttattttatcttttgttatgaaaatagcttatacatactgacccaaaaaaaaaaactatttattgaaACAGACCctatttcaaaatacaaaatcCAGGTTAGAATTTTTAGCTAATCCAATTGAGTTGtaacttaataaaaataaaacccaCTTAGAAAATTTTAATGGTGTATGAATTAAAGAACTTAAATCCAAAGGGTCAAAATAAAGGTTGATTTTTTAGAACCTGGTGTTCGGGTTCAGAATCGTGGTCGTTGAGGAGATCGAAGGGGTTGATTGAGGAAGGTGCAGTTGaaccttcttcttcctcatcattttcatcatcttcttcttcttcttctttgatgAGTTGATGAGGAAAGTGTTGTTGTTTGTTCAGAATCTTCTTCACCAATCGACCCGACATCGTTTTGTGAGTTCCGAAAATGAAGAATTTTCAGAGTTATATAatacaaaagaagaagaaaaatagctTTTTTTTTGTGTGGAGAACAGTTTGAAGTGGGCTTAGGACTCAGTATGGCCCAATGGATCATTTATCTTTCATTTTGGGCCTTATGGGCTTTATTTTTCTATGGACTGTTCATGAATGGTTTCTGAAAGCTGTTAACCATGCACTACAATTATGATTCTATCTCTACAATTTAGGAGTTGCATGAGATTGTAATGCAGTTGAGGATTAGATTAGTGATTCCATCTAAACAAAAGACATTACTAAGGTATAAGGTCTAGTTCACTAATCTAATCAATTAGACTATGTGACACTATTTATCATgaaattgtttatttgttgattttgcttaaaaaaagatttttaaataaaca contains:
- the LOC101500701 gene encoding uncharacterized protein C594.04c, whose product is MSCSRNLKNAIIALLVPFPSIIFYLTFLNHYHSAINTNNTSFSSTLWTWCYHHPLLFANALFFINVNLLFWLIGQFQSSHWMIDPYWTVIPVMLVHYYATHPLAQYDLWRSKIVILLTWVWSIRLTHNYFRRENWQWGAREDWRFTEMSQQYGKQWWWISFFAVYLSQQMFLIGLSLPLYVVHFVNKPLSIMDLVAIVVSLSGIVIAHFADTQLHDFMSRNNKLKELGKPVVPLLDSGLWYYSRHPNYFGEQLWWWGLVVFSWNLGHGWTFVGALVNTLCLAYVTWLVEDKMLKKESRAEAFRLYQKTTSVWIPWFKSFPSQVKNKNA
- the LOC101500391 gene encoding uncharacterized protein, with the protein product MSGRLVKKILNKQQHFPHQLIKEEEEEDDENDEEEEGSTAPSSINPFDLLNDHDSEPEHQGDESADETSVRNYDNEGTSSLKNSAQVSTSNPKSKKKKNKKKKSKDNAVASKRGGEKELDLILEDLNLNVNSSSEQHVSTTEGKTVNVKDKSKSVKQHDVSILQVDPKHLSAENELIRIFGSKVVKSFESSNQASSSTRQMRGVRRVRHNLKKVVLVTPANTWLPCDDSLSMEFLEIKNGYNYFRYVHSPSYSQSQRAFEGAKAINDINGIASILQHRPYHVDSLLTMAEYFKVVGEQQMSADTIARCLYALECAWHPMFTPLQGNCQLKYKHDTNKPIFTALFTHMKNLDRRGCHRSALEVCKLLLSLDSDDPMGAIFCIDYFALRSEEYAWLEKFSESYKSDNSIWLFPNISFSLAICRFYLEREACKDACIDSKKASSSDLMTQALMLHPSVIKKLVAKVPLKDRSWTEILKHAFFRSDQTGILSQDHLINIYIERNYLMWRLPDLQKLLSGAAKLVIETLDSNKSEVNDWACVRKEAFSSEKNEYGHLLVSDFSDSVTAIPHENLQQFMGIPGMGEAIHDENQFANPQGNGHAPRGVANRNALAVLFESLLPWVTYEDREDGGPGDHEQDNQ